The sequence below is a genomic window from bacterium.
TTCAGATCAAAGGCAATATCAAAGGTATATTAATTGTAGATGACTACGCTCATCATCCAACAGAGATAAAGGCAACCTTAAAGTCAGCCAGAGCGGGATGGAATAGAAAGATAATTGCAGTATTTCAACCTCATCGATACACCCGAACAAAATATTTAAGAAAGGAGTTTGGGAGATGTTTTTTCGATGCCCAACAGGTCATAGTAGGAAAGATCTATCCTGCTGGAGAGTCACCGATCAAAGGTATATCTTCAAAGGTAATTGTAGATGGCTTAAAAGAAGCTAATCACCCTAATGTAATCTATATTGAGGATTTTAATGATATACTGAACTTTTGCATTGATAGATTGTCTTTTCACGAATTTCCGCGAATGAGGCGGCTAGAATGGCTTATCCTAGCTGAAAATCAGAAGAAGCCGCCTCACGAATTTTCGCGAATATTATACAACCACGTTTTAGGAAAACCGCTAATTTCAGCCAAAAAGAAGTTTTGAGTGCAAAAGTTGAGTGATATAGTCAATCACTTACTCTCTAATCTGCAAGAAGGTACCTTAATAATCACTCTTGGAGCAGGAGACGTATGGAAAGTGGCTGATAAATTGGTGGAGAGATTAAAAAAAGATGGAATTTATTACAAAACTTAAGAAGGTTACAGAAAGGATTAAGATAAATGAGCCTATGAGCGCTCATACATCTATCCAAATTGGAGGACCAGCTGATTATTTTATAGAAGTGGAAAACGAAAGTCAATTAAAAAGATTAATTAGATTGTGCAAAAATTCCAAAATACCTTATTTTTTGGTTGGTGGAGGATCAAATTTATTGGTCAAAGATGGAGGAATTCGTGGTGTAGTACTTAAATTAACAGATGATTTTGAGCATATAGTAGCAGACAAGAGAAAGGTAATTATTGGTGCAGGTATAGCCTTACCTCATTTATTGATGGAAGTATCTAATCTGGGTTTAGGCGGATTAGAATTCTTAACCGGAATTCCTGGTACTTTTGGTGGAGCAATTTTTATGAATGCAGGTGCATATGGAGCATCAATTTTGGAACGAGTAAATTGGCTGAAAATAATGGATTCTTCGGCCCGAGTTAAGACTATACTCAAAAAAGACTTACGCTTTTCATATAGAAAAAGTAATCTAAATGGATACATAATCCTGGAAGGAGAATTGGAGCTTCAGGAAAGTAAAAGATTAAAGGTGGAAGGTAAAATGAAGGGATTGCTGAAATTACGGGAAAACACTCAGCCGTTATATACAAAGAGCTTCGGATGTATGTTCAAAAACCCTGAAAAGCGCAATGCAGGAGAGCTAATTAGGAAATCTGGATTGGCTGATTTAAGAATTGGAGATGCAAAGATTTCTGAAAAACACCCCAATTTCATTGAAAATTTAGGCCGAGCAAAGGCAAGAGATGTATTGATGATAATTGAAAGGGTGAAGGAAGAGGTTATGCAACGCTTCGAAGTTCCTTTGGAAGAAGAAGTTATTATAACCGGAAGCTAACCTACTCTTCTATTAATAAGAAAGAGTTAGCAGGAAGAACTTCCTACCTTTTCTTAAAATAAAAAGTAGAGAAAAGAAATTTAGATGCATATTGTACAAAATGTTAGTTTTCAATATCAGTACATCACAAAAGCTGAGTTGATCTCACAATGTTGATTTCAGAATAAACACTAAATAC
It includes:
- the murB gene encoding UDP-N-acetylmuramate dehydrogenase gives rise to the protein MEFITKLKKVTERIKINEPMSAHTSIQIGGPADYFIEVENESQLKRLIRLCKNSKIPYFLVGGGSNLLVKDGGIRGVVLKLTDDFEHIVADKRKVIIGAGIALPHLLMEVSNLGLGGLEFLTGIPGTFGGAIFMNAGAYGASILERVNWLKIMDSSARVKTILKKDLRFSYRKSNLNGYIILEGELELQESKRLKVEGKMKGLLKLRENTQPLYTKSFGCMFKNPEKRNAGELIRKSGLADLRIGDAKISEKHPNFIENLGRAKARDVLMIIERVKEEVMQRFEVPLEEEVIITGS